Proteins from a single region of Oryza brachyantha chromosome 6, ObraRS2, whole genome shotgun sequence:
- the LOC102720245 gene encoding probable WRKY transcription factor 19 — protein sequence MDSFQHGMDADKHNIFAGRDNMIQLNTRMSDGRPVVVQRCQRLGCNMVVEGQSFFCKSHNIGQRCQMLGCPHIVPEGSVLCMSHGGGRPLGEPGSSTVACSKSEVPIKYEGDSGFRVTRNAGNDLGSAGIYNVDGDAVMCKYQGCSKRAQGNAMYCKIHRGGSKGCMVQGCTKGAHGGTPLCIAHGGGKRCAVSGCPNAACGSSQGLTDRCVRHGGGRRCKFDGCVKGAQGNTDFCIGHGGGRRCKFEGCGKSAQGRSDYCIKHGGGRRCKFQGCGTSAKWGMDFCSMHRKSLMSGSNSSHEMLPAPPPKRRAKKTKSTVDPSAGLSSEPKMGIIHVVDKSSDHLMIKHASNAVQQQPIQLMKSSPSSGLTASTEGDVAARSHALFGL from the exons ATGGATTCTTTTCAACATG GCATGGATGCTGATAAACACAACATCTTTGCGGGGCGTGACAACATGATTCAGTTAAAT ACACGCATGTCTGACGGTCGTCCTGTTG TTGTACAACGATGCCAGAGACTTGGGTGTAACATGGTTGTCGAAGGCCAGTCATTTTTCTGTAAAAGTCACAATATAGGGCAGCGGTGCCAAATGCTTGGCTGCCCTCATATTGTACCAGAGGGCTCAGTATTATGTATGTCCCATGGTGGAGGTCGCCCACTTGGTGAACCTGGTTCTAGTACTGTAGCTTGCTCCAAATCAGAAGTTCCAATCAAGTATGAAGGAGATAGTGGATTCAGAGTAACACGAAATGCTGGGAATGATCTGGGTAGTGCAGGAATCTATAATGTTGATGGTGATGCTGTAATGTGCAAGTACCAGGGCTGCAGCAAGCGAGCCCAGGGAAATGCAATGTATTGTAAGATTCATCGCGGCGGTTCTAAGGGCTGCATGGTTCAAGGTTGTACAAAGGGGGCACATGGGGGTACACCTTTATGCATTGCTCATGGTGGAGGCAAGCGCTGTGCTGTCTCTGGATGCCCCAATGCAGCATGTGGTAGCAGTCAAGGCCTCACTGACCGCTGTGTAAGGCATGGTGGTGGAAGGAGGTGCAAATTTGATGGATGTGTGAAGGGTGCACAAGGGAACACAGATTTTTGCATTGGCCATGGCGGGGGAAGGCGCTGCAAGTTTGAAGGATGTGGTAAGAGTGCACAAGGGCGTAGTGATTACTGTATCAAACATGGTGGTGGCAGACGCTGCAAGTTTCAGGGATGTGGCACAAGTGCAAAATGGGGTATGGATTTCTGTTCTATGCACAGAAAGAGCTTGATGAGTGGCAGCAATTCTTCCCATGAAATGCTGCCAGCCCCACCGCCGAAACGTCGAGCCAAGAAAACTAAGAGCACAGTTGATCCATCCGCTGGTCTCTCCAGTGAGCCCAAGATGGGTATCATCCATGTAGTTGACAAATCATCAGACCATCTGATGATTAAGCATGCCTCTAATGCTGTTCAACAACAGCCGATCCAGCTCATGAAATCCTCGCCGTCTTCTGGGTTAACCGCTTCAACTGAGGGTGATGTGGCGGCAAGGAGCCATGCGTTATTTGGACTGTAG